One Streptomyces sp. B21-105 genomic region harbors:
- a CDS encoding SpoIIE family protein phosphatase yields MNLDETLRELCRAAVPAFADLAFVHLYAPLPVGDEITPSPGVLRLRTTDRAPAGRAAPYGPRSIPPAVGTVQAAQVVRTSATGLLARLLRAGRPVFGDLPGVRSVVAELLGVAGKPGAVPPGRRLILAPLHGRSHAMGSVVLVRGPGRPDFTGDDLLVASQLATHTALGIHKAVLYVREASVADALQRTMLPPSLPEPTGVTLASRYLPSSRTAQVGGDWYDAIPLPGNRVALVIGDVMGHSMTSAAIMGQLRTIVQTLAGLDLPPDEILHHLDEQAERLGSEHTATCLYAMYDPVQHRLLVSNAGHLPPVLLHPDGSTEVLPVPPGAPIGVGAGGFESIEMHAPAGATLVLYTDGLVESRDSDVLTGVDRLRARLRTARSGSAPSALEELCDRALGPLGSGDRDDDIALLAARFEGIPPETVAYWYMAPRPQTARQARRLTRRTLHHWGLDFLTESTELLVSEVVANAVRYATRPITLRLLRTDVLRCEVADDSPLVPRLRHARLSDEGGRGLFLVDRLAQRWGATRVSVGKVVWFEQPLPGGQDPG; encoded by the coding sequence ATGAACCTCGACGAGACGTTGCGGGAACTGTGCCGGGCGGCCGTGCCGGCCTTCGCCGACCTGGCCTTCGTCCACCTGTACGCACCACTTCCGGTCGGTGACGAGATCACCCCCTCCCCCGGCGTCCTGCGGCTGCGCACCACGGACCGCGCGCCGGCGGGCCGGGCCGCCCCGTACGGGCCCCGGTCGATCCCACCGGCCGTCGGCACCGTCCAGGCGGCACAGGTCGTCCGGACGTCGGCCACCGGCTTGCTGGCCCGGCTGCTGCGGGCCGGGCGGCCCGTGTTCGGGGACCTGCCGGGCGTTCGTTCCGTGGTCGCCGAGCTGCTCGGGGTGGCGGGCAAGCCCGGTGCGGTGCCGCCCGGACGGCGGCTGATCCTCGCTCCGCTGCACGGCCGCAGCCACGCCATGGGCAGCGTCGTCCTCGTCCGCGGGCCCGGCCGGCCGGACTTCACCGGCGACGACCTGCTCGTCGCCTCCCAACTCGCCACGCACACCGCCCTCGGCATCCACAAGGCGGTGCTCTACGTCCGCGAGGCGTCCGTGGCGGACGCGCTCCAGCGCACCATGCTTCCGCCGTCGCTGCCGGAGCCGACCGGAGTCACGCTGGCCAGCCGCTATCTGCCGTCCTCGAGAACGGCACAGGTCGGCGGCGACTGGTACGACGCGATCCCGCTGCCCGGCAACCGTGTCGCGCTGGTCATCGGCGACGTGATGGGCCACTCCATGACCTCCGCCGCGATCATGGGGCAGTTGCGCACGATCGTGCAGACGCTGGCCGGGCTGGACCTGCCGCCGGACGAGATCCTGCACCACCTCGACGAACAGGCGGAGCGGCTGGGCAGTGAGCACACGGCGACCTGTCTGTACGCCATGTACGACCCCGTACAGCACCGGCTGCTGGTGTCCAACGCGGGCCATCTGCCACCGGTTCTGCTCCACCCCGACGGCAGCACGGAGGTCCTTCCGGTCCCGCCCGGGGCTCCGATCGGCGTCGGCGCCGGCGGATTCGAGTCCATCGAGATGCACGCCCCGGCCGGAGCGACCCTGGTGCTGTACACCGACGGCCTGGTCGAGTCCCGCGACTCCGACGTGCTGACCGGGGTGGACCGGCTGCGCGCCCGACTGCGGACGGCCCGCTCGGGATCCGCGCCTTCGGCGCTGGAGGAACTGTGCGATCGGGCGCTCGGACCGCTGGGGTCGGGAGACCGGGACGACGACATCGCGCTGCTCGCGGCCCGCTTCGAGGGCATCCCGCCGGAGACCGTCGCGTACTGGTACATGGCCCCGCGTCCGCAGACCGCGCGGCAGGCTCGCCGGCTGACCCGCAGAACCCTGCACCACTGGGGTCTCGACTTCCTGACGGAGTCCACCGAGCTCCTGGTCAGCGAGGTCGTGGCGAACGCCGTGCGCTACGCCACCCGTCCGATCACCCTGCGGCTGCTCCGCACGGACGTGCTGCGCTGCGAGGTGGCGGACGACTCGCCCCTGGTGCCCCGGTTGCGGCACGCCCGGCTGAGCGACGAGGGCGGACGGGGACTCTTCCTGGTGGACCGGTTGGCGCAGCGCTGGGGGGCGACGCGGGTGAGCGTGGGCAAGGTCGTCTGGTTCGAGCAGCCGCTCCCGGGCGGTCAGGACCCCGGCTGA
- the nadE gene encoding ammonia-dependent NAD(+) synthetase produces the protein MNEPERLALRQEIARELQVAESFEVEAEIERRVAFLAERLTSTGLSSFVLGISGGVDSTTAGRLCQLAVERARDAGHCARFYAMRLPYGVQADEHDAQLALSFIRPDRVLTVDVKPASDAALEALRATDVTFRDAGHQDFVHGNIKARQRMIAQYAVAGAHHGMVVGTDHAAEAVSGFFTKFGDGAADLVPLSGLTKRRVRAVADALGAPAELVRKVPTADLETLDPGKADEDALGVAYDDIDDFLEGRPVTERVFATIVDRYRLTDHKRRPPIAP, from the coding sequence GTGAACGAGCCCGAGCGCCTCGCCCTGCGGCAGGAGATCGCCAGGGAACTCCAGGTCGCCGAGAGCTTCGAGGTCGAGGCGGAGATCGAGCGCCGGGTGGCCTTCCTCGCGGAGCGGCTGACCTCCACCGGCTTGTCCTCCTTCGTGCTCGGCATCAGCGGCGGCGTCGACTCCACCACCGCCGGCAGGCTGTGCCAGCTCGCGGTCGAGCGGGCCCGGGACGCCGGGCACTGCGCGCGGTTCTACGCGATGCGGCTGCCGTACGGAGTCCAGGCCGACGAGCACGACGCCCAGCTCGCCCTCTCCTTCATCCGACCCGACCGGGTGCTGACGGTGGACGTCAAGCCCGCGAGCGACGCCGCGCTCGAGGCCCTGCGCGCCACCGACGTCACCTTCCGGGACGCCGGTCACCAGGACTTCGTGCACGGCAACATCAAGGCCCGACAGCGTATGATCGCCCAGTACGCGGTGGCCGGCGCGCACCACGGCATGGTCGTCGGCACCGATCACGCCGCCGAGGCGGTCTCCGGCTTCTTCACCAAGTTCGGCGACGGCGCAGCCGATCTCGTCCCGCTGTCCGGCCTGACGAAACGACGGGTGCGAGCCGTGGCGGACGCGTTGGGGGCGCCCGCCGAGCTGGTGCGGAAGGTTCCCACGGCCGACCTGGAGACCCTCGACCCGGGCAAGGCCGACGAGGACGCGCTGGGCGTCGCCTACGACGACATCGACGACTTCCTGGAGGGCAGGCCCGTCACGGAGCGCGTCTTCGCGACGATCGTCGACCGCTACCGCCTCACGGACCACAAGCGGCGCCCGCCCATCGCCCCGTGA
- a CDS encoding family 78 glycoside hydrolase catalytic domain — MTGQLPLASAAQDSPAALTVNSLTAPVDVAPDSTPLLGWQVGGDRQTAYRIQVATTSAALTGTPDVWDSGQVTSAADGNVSYGGPALTASAGYYWRVRTWDSSGAASPWSAAATFGTGPGTTWPGATPIWSGAPTAWTNYTFQGSFVIDAKYASVTFRAQDTSNYYLWQFKGNGENAIAPQIQKNGAFTALKTAAALPFALTTGSTYDFRVVASGSTFTTSLKAHADTTWTQVDTTTDSTFTSGGIGFRTGLTEQATFDDLTVTGSGGQSLYANDFGDADNADFACGTVTNGALFVDKAKNCGTGFPTAWTNYTFQGSFVIDAKYASVTFRAQDTSNYYLWQFKGNGENTIAPQIQKNGAFTALKTAAALPFALTTGSTYDFRVVASGSTFTTSLKAHADTTWTQVDTTTDSTFTSGGIGFRTGSTEQATFDDLTVTGDNNRSLYSNDFSDAANADFACGTVTNGALSLGTGKNCGTGLLTVPSWSFLRGSTKLAVGKSIAWAHLYATGASTTPARQFVYKLWVNGSFVGVGPTRPVGSEARYDGYDVTSLLTAGAVNTVGALGYTTSDQRFLAQLVVRYTDGTTKTLSTGAGWKSLDGTRILPNAGSIGTSYYSAPKENFDARRYPFGFATSAFDASAWPAAVPKAVFGNLQPAPTAKVRQSFRTPVSVTEYSAGNYFVDYGRTWIGGLSLNLTGTAGQVVDIRYGEVTSGTNTVKYQTSAGNTYQDKWVLKSGSQQLETWGLRVFRYVQVIGAPTGLTSSDFKAEAYLYPFDESAGAFASSDTSLNAVWALSRNTVEATNLNLYVDSWERERDIYEADTYLQLMGNLYTGGDTALGDYSLNFLRSNRTWPTEWPMYVILAMHDSYETTGNTAPLSAAYTALQGKLPDKWYESATGLIHKTTGSTGASSCTDCDIVDWPTSERDGYVFTSYNTVVNALAHRAYTNMADIATALGKSADAAAYTAKATAIKNAVNARMWDSAKGAYRDGLNNDGTVINHYAVQAGAFATAFGLADSSQAAQVASYLGSRGMACSVYCAPFVIQALYEGNRPDLAHSLLTSTGTRSWMNMINDGAGATMEAWDLSLKSNTTYSHPWAASPSYTIARSMFGIQPTAPGYRTFRIKPQPTSVTWANVTVPTAHGTVGAAYDTTGGGRVDVGVKVPANTTASVYLPGGTAGTTSVFMDGSSVAATYDNGFLRVDGVQPGCHILTTASDSSPYSDTRLTGIC; from the coding sequence GTGACCGGACAGCTGCCTCTGGCCAGTGCCGCCCAGGACAGCCCCGCGGCGCTGACCGTGAACAGCCTGACCGCCCCCGTCGACGTGGCCCCCGACTCCACCCCGCTGCTCGGCTGGCAGGTCGGCGGCGACCGGCAGACCGCCTACCGGATCCAGGTCGCCACGACCTCCGCCGCCCTGACCGGCACCCCCGACGTGTGGGACTCTGGCCAGGTCACCTCCGCGGCCGACGGCAACGTCTCCTACGGCGGCCCGGCCCTGACGGCCTCCGCCGGCTACTACTGGCGGGTCCGCACCTGGGACTCCTCGGGGGCGGCGTCCCCGTGGTCCGCAGCGGCGACCTTCGGCACCGGGCCGGGCACCACCTGGCCGGGAGCCACCCCGATCTGGAGCGGCGCCCCCACGGCGTGGACGAACTACACCTTCCAGGGCAGCTTCGTCATCGACGCCAAGTACGCCAGTGTCACCTTCCGCGCCCAGGACACCAGCAACTACTACCTGTGGCAGTTCAAGGGCAACGGCGAGAACGCCATCGCCCCGCAGATCCAGAAGAACGGCGCCTTCACCGCCCTCAAGACCGCCGCGGCCCTCCCCTTCGCGCTCACCACCGGCTCCACCTACGACTTCCGCGTCGTCGCCTCCGGCTCCACCTTCACCACCTCCCTCAAAGCACACGCCGACACCACCTGGACCCAGGTCGACACCACCACCGACTCCACCTTCACCTCAGGCGGCATCGGCTTCCGCACGGGTCTGACCGAGCAGGCCACCTTCGACGACCTCACCGTGACCGGCAGCGGTGGCCAGTCCCTCTACGCCAATGACTTCGGCGACGCCGACAACGCCGACTTCGCCTGCGGCACGGTGACGAACGGCGCCCTGTTCGTCGACAAGGCGAAGAACTGCGGCACCGGGTTCCCGACCGCCTGGACGAACTACACCTTCCAGGGCAGCTTCGTCATCGACGCCAAGTACGCCAGTGTCACCTTCCGCGCCCAGGACACCAGCAACTACTACCTGTGGCAGTTCAAGGGCAACGGCGAGAACACCATCGCCCCGCAGATCCAGAAGAACGGCGCCTTCACCGCCCTCAAGACCGCCGCGGCCCTCCCCTTCGCGCTCACCACCGGCTCCACCTACGACTTCCGCGTCGTCGCCTCCGGCTCCACCTTCACCACCTCCCTCAAAGCACACGCCGACACCACCTGGACCCAGGTCGACACCACCACCGACTCCACCTTCACCTCAGGCGGCATCGGCTTCCGCACCGGCAGCACGGAGCAGGCCACGTTCGACGACCTCACCGTCACCGGCGACAACAACCGGTCGCTCTACAGCAACGACTTCAGTGACGCCGCCAACGCCGACTTCGCCTGCGGCACCGTCACGAACGGGGCGCTGTCCCTCGGCACGGGCAAGAACTGCGGCACCGGGCTGCTGACGGTTCCCAGCTGGTCCTTCCTGCGCGGCAGCACCAAGCTCGCCGTCGGCAAGAGCATCGCCTGGGCCCACCTGTACGCCACCGGCGCCTCCACCACTCCGGCCCGCCAGTTCGTCTACAAGCTGTGGGTCAACGGCAGTTTCGTCGGCGTGGGCCCGACCCGGCCGGTCGGCTCCGAAGCGCGCTACGACGGCTACGACGTCACCTCGCTGCTGACCGCCGGCGCCGTCAACACCGTCGGCGCGCTCGGGTACACCACCAGCGATCAGCGCTTCCTCGCCCAACTGGTGGTCCGCTACACCGACGGCACCACCAAGACCCTGAGCACCGGCGCCGGCTGGAAGTCCCTGGACGGCACCCGCATCCTGCCCAACGCCGGTTCCATCGGCACCAGTTACTACAGCGCACCCAAGGAGAACTTCGACGCCCGCCGCTACCCCTTCGGCTTCGCCACGTCCGCCTTCGACGCCTCCGCGTGGCCCGCGGCCGTCCCCAAGGCCGTCTTCGGCAACCTCCAGCCGGCGCCCACCGCGAAGGTCCGGCAGTCGTTCAGGACGCCCGTGTCGGTCACCGAGTACTCCGCCGGCAACTACTTCGTCGACTACGGCCGCACCTGGATCGGCGGACTGTCCCTGAACCTGACGGGCACCGCCGGGCAGGTGGTCGACATCCGCTACGGCGAGGTCACCTCCGGCACGAACACGGTCAAGTACCAGACCTCGGCCGGCAACACCTACCAGGACAAGTGGGTCCTGAAGTCCGGCAGTCAGCAGCTGGAGACCTGGGGCCTGCGCGTCTTCAGGTACGTCCAGGTCATCGGCGCCCCAACAGGGCTGACCTCGTCCGACTTCAAGGCCGAGGCCTACCTCTACCCGTTCGACGAGTCGGCGGGCGCCTTCGCCTCCTCCGACACCTCGCTCAACGCGGTCTGGGCGCTGTCCCGCAACACCGTCGAGGCGACCAACCTCAACCTGTACGTCGACTCGTGGGAGCGTGAGCGCGACATCTACGAGGCCGACACCTACCTCCAGCTCATGGGCAACCTCTACACGGGCGGTGACACGGCGCTCGGCGACTACTCGCTGAACTTCCTCAGGTCCAACCGCACCTGGCCCACCGAATGGCCCATGTACGTGATCCTGGCGATGCACGACAGTTACGAGACGACCGGCAACACCGCGCCGCTGTCCGCCGCGTACACCGCCCTGCAGGGCAAGCTGCCGGACAAGTGGTACGAGTCGGCGACGGGCCTGATCCACAAGACCACCGGCAGCACGGGCGCCAGCAGTTGCACCGACTGCGACATCGTCGACTGGCCCACCTCCGAGCGCGACGGCTACGTCTTCACCTCCTACAACACCGTCGTCAACGCCCTCGCCCACCGCGCCTACACGAACATGGCGGACATCGCCACCGCGCTCGGCAAGAGCGCGGACGCGGCCGCCTACACGGCGAAGGCCACCGCCATCAAGAACGCGGTAAACGCGCGGATGTGGGACTCCGCCAAGGGCGCCTACCGCGACGGCCTCAACAACGACGGCACGGTGATCAACCACTACGCCGTCCAGGCCGGCGCCTTCGCCACCGCCTTCGGCCTCGCCGACTCCTCGCAGGCCGCTCAGGTGGCCTCCTACCTGGGCAGCCGAGGCATGGCGTGCAGCGTGTACTGCGCCCCGTTCGTCATCCAGGCCCTGTACGAGGGCAACCGGCCCGACCTCGCCCACAGCCTGCTGACGTCGACCGGGACCCGCAGCTGGATGAACATGATCAACGACGGGGCAGGGGCCACCATGGAGGCCTGGGACCTGTCGCTGAAGTCCAACACCACCTACTCCCACCCGTGGGCGGCCTCTCCGTCCTACACGATCGCCCGCAGCATGTTCGGCATCCAGCCCACCGCCCCGGGCTACCGGACCTTCCGGATCAAGCCACAGCCGACGTCGGTCACCTGGGCCAACGTCACGGTTCCCACCGCGCACGGCACCGTCGGGGCCGCCTACGACACCACCGGCGGCGGCCGCGTCGACGTCGGTGTGAAGGTGCCGGCCAATACGACCGCCTCGGTGTACCTGCCGGGCGGCACGGCGGGCACGACCAGCGTCTTCATGGACGGCAGCAGCGTCGCCGCCACGTACGACAACGGCTTCCTGCGCGTCGACGGCGTCCAGCCGGGCTGCCACATCCTCACCACGGCGTCCGACAGCAGCCCGTACAGCGACACCAGACTGACCGGCATCTGCTGA
- a CDS encoding class I SAM-dependent DNA methyltransferase — protein sequence MELDRAGQAEAFDAIGDDYDEAFPHKEGQVASAEWLIGSLPAGSRVLDLGCGTGVPTARRLAEAGLQVVGVDLADRMVALARRNVPTGVFHRADIADLRPGGPRDLGRFDAVTAFFALLMLPRAEIPLALRTVHHLLLPHGLFALSMVEADVDDFTIPFIGRTIRVSGYLREELREIVEETGFEIVEETGYSYAPATVDVQPEVQIFLRCRRRA from the coding sequence ATGGAACTCGACCGCGCGGGCCAGGCCGAGGCCTTCGACGCCATCGGCGACGACTACGACGAGGCCTTCCCCCACAAGGAAGGGCAGGTCGCGTCCGCCGAGTGGCTCATCGGATCCCTGCCGGCCGGGTCCCGTGTCCTGGATCTGGGCTGCGGCACCGGGGTCCCGACCGCCCGCCGGCTGGCGGAGGCGGGGCTGCAGGTCGTCGGCGTCGACCTGGCGGACAGGATGGTCGCGCTCGCCCGCAGGAACGTGCCCACCGGGGTGTTCCACCGGGCCGACATCGCGGATCTGCGGCCCGGCGGCCCACGGGACCTCGGCCGTTTCGACGCGGTGACGGCCTTCTTCGCCCTGCTCATGCTGCCGCGCGCGGAGATTCCCCTCGCCCTGCGGACCGTCCACCACCTGCTGCTTCCGCACGGACTGTTCGCGTTGTCGATGGTCGAGGCCGATGTGGACGACTTCACCATCCCCTTCATCGGCAGGACGATCCGGGTGTCCGGCTACCTCCGGGAGGAGCTGCGCGAGATCGTCGAGGAGACCGGCTTCGAGATCGTGGAGGAGACCGGGTACTCGTACGCTCCGGCGACCGTGGACGTCCAGCCCGAGGTGCAGATCTTCCTGCGATGCAGGCGGCGCGCCTGA